The Qingrenia yutianensis genome segment CTCAATCACGGTTGCCGGATTGAAGCCTTTTTTGTTAATCCTGTCTTTTGCGATTACCACAATTTTTTTCGGACAGGCGGACACGCAAAGCATACAACCCTTGCATTTGTCCTCGTTGAACACTACCTTTGCCATTTACGGCACCTCCTTATTACGTTTATCGAAAATTAGTAAATTTTTAAATTAAAACGGTAAATTCATAAATGTTTCAAGCTCAAAATGCTTGTTCTTTTGCGGAATTTTATCGAGAATTTCCTTTTTTCCCGATATATATGTCACACCCGTTCCGAGCTTTTCAGCGCATTTTTCTATCAGCTCCGCGCTGTTTAAAATGTGGCTCGGTTCGGTGAGATACGCAAGATTTGTGTTATTTACCACGTCGGTGATTTTAAGGCGCGATGTTTCTTCGATTTTGTGCGCAAGCTCCAGAATATCGTCCTCGTTTGCCGTCATAGGACGCATTGCGTTTATCACAAAATACATTTTGTATTCCTTGTTTTTGATGTAGTTAAAAAATCCGCCAAGAGCCACCGCTCCGTCCTCGTCGCCCCCGACGTCGAAAACCGCCTCGGTTCCGCCGTCCGCAAACACCGATAAAATTTCGCTCGGCAAAACGGGAATGTCGACGTTTGAGCTTGCAAACTCCGACGCGACAACGTTTATACCCTTTTCGGACAGAAAATTTTTAACGTCGCTCGTGCGGAAATACGGATTTACAATGTCAAGGTCGCAGATTGTGACGCGCTCTCCCTCCGCTTTTTTCTTCAGCGCAAGATTTAGCGCAAACTCGGTTTTTCCGCTTCCGTAGTGACCTGTTACTATGCTAATCACGGTGATATATCACCTCCGAAATTGTGTGAGTTATTTCTTTTTTACCCAAAAATTTTATGACAATAAGCCACACCGCGAGCGAAACCGCGGTGAAAATAAGGCTTAATTTTTCGCTTTTAAACACCGCACCGCCGAGGATAAGCGATACAATAAACAAAATCACGGGCAGAATGTAGAGAATAAACGACGAAAAAAGCACGCTTTTTGTGCTTGCGGTGACGCTCACCGTGTCGCCCTCCGACGCGCCGATACTGTTTTCGGCAAGCACCTGCACACCGCGGTTTTCACAGATTTTGCAGTGCACACAGCTTTCACCGCACGCGGATTTGCGCACGCATAAAACGTACGCGAATTTACCGTCTGTTTTTGTAACACGTCCCTGACCCGTCATATTTTCACCTTAAACCGTCCGGCCGGTTTTTGCATTGCCCTGTCGGTTTTTGTCATATTTTTTGTTAACGTATAGTATAGCAAATTTTTTTGAGTTTGTAAAGCAGAAAAATAAGCGTTTATGCAAATTTAACCAAAAGGGAGGGAAAAAGGAAGGTGATGTTTCCCCTCGCCCCCTCGATTTTGCTGAAACTTTAAATTTTTTCTTCTATATCAAAAATAGGTTATCGTAATTTTTTGGTTGCTCCGCAGGCTCTGCTTTTGGCGCAAAAGCAGAGGGAAAACGTGGGGGTTTCGATTCCCCCACACCCCTAAACGACAAGGGCTATGCCCTTGACCCGTTCTGTAAATGTTAATTTTTAGCGAACGGTTTGTTTTCTGTTATTGTTTGAGAAATATTTCGATAACCTGTTG includes the following:
- a CDS encoding 4Fe-4S dicluster domain-containing protein, giving the protein MAKVVFNEDKCKGCMLCVSACPKKIVVIAKDRINKKGFNPATVIEQDKCIGCAFCATICPDVVIEVER
- a CDS encoding ATP-binding protein, encoding MISIVTGHYGSGKTEFALNLALKKKAEGERVTICDLDIVNPYFRTSDVKNFLSEKGINVVASEFASSNVDIPVLPSEILSVFADGGTEAVFDVGGDEDGAVALGGFFNYIKNKEYKMYFVINAMRPMTANEDDILELAHKIEETSRLKITDVVNNTNLAYLTEPSHILNSAELIEKCAEKLGTGVTYISGKKEILDKIPQKNKHFELETFMNLPF
- a CDS encoding SoxR reducing system RseC family protein, which translates into the protein MTGQGRVTKTDGKFAYVLCVRKSACGESCVHCKICENRGVQVLAENSIGASEGDTVSVTASTKSVLFSSFILYILPVILFIVSLILGGAVFKSEKLSLIFTAVSLAVWLIVIKFLGKKEITHTISEVIYHRD